One Desulfovibrio fairfieldensis genomic window carries:
- a CDS encoding DUF3298 and DUF4163 domain-containing protein, protein MPHAFSHIRAIPPAAAGWLLILLLACACIPAAFSPAGAAEETPPPADSAAPDTEDSGPEQAVYPDVLNEHIQRGGNGNPAVSLYYPVLHQTAVDEAIRRWATDVADAYEKEVGKADGPDGEKPSSYGMWDLTGLFELTRPSEGVVSVTFSVYSYTGGAHGNLEITCLNYDLRTGRRLDLADLFKDPEKALQLMSSWSQKELARSLGEDTDEDMIRDGVAPDLRNFANLTLTPQGLRIEFQPYQVAPWAAGPQRVDMPLAELAAAGPEARIWPQAPVAK, encoded by the coding sequence ATGCCGCATGCTTTTTCCCATATCCGGGCCATCCCGCCGGCAGCGGCGGGATGGCTGCTGATCCTTCTGCTGGCCTGCGCCTGCATCCCGGCGGCTTTCTCGCCCGCCGGGGCGGCCGAGGAAACGCCGCCTCCGGCTGATTCCGCCGCGCCGGACACCGAGGACAGCGGGCCCGAGCAAGCCGTCTACCCCGATGTGCTCAATGAGCACATCCAGCGCGGCGGCAACGGCAATCCGGCGGTCAGTCTTTATTATCCGGTGCTGCATCAGACCGCCGTGGACGAGGCCATTCGCCGCTGGGCCACGGACGTGGCCGACGCCTATGAAAAAGAGGTCGGCAAAGCCGACGGCCCGGACGGAGAAAAGCCGAGCAGCTACGGCATGTGGGATCTCACCGGCCTGTTTGAGCTCACGCGCCCGTCGGAAGGCGTGGTCAGCGTGACCTTCAGTGTCTACAGCTATACCGGCGGCGCGCACGGCAACCTGGAAATCACCTGTCTGAATTATGACCTGCGCACGGGACGGCGTCTGGACTTGGCGGACCTGTTCAAGGATCCGGAAAAGGCCCTGCAACTGATGTCCTCCTGGTCCCAAAAAGAGCTCGCCCGCAGCTTGGGCGAAGATACGGACGAGGACATGATCCGGGACGGCGTGGCCCCGGATCTGCGCAATTTCGCCAATCTGACCCTGACGCCGCAGGGACTGCGCATTGAGTTCCAGCCCTATCAGGTCGCGCCTTGGGCCGCCGGGCCGCAGCGCGTGGACATGCCTCTGGCGGAACTGGCCGCCGCCGGTCCCGAAGCCCGGATCTGGCCCCAGGCCCCTGTTGCAAAGTAA
- a CDS encoding DUF3298 and DUF4163 domain-containing protein: MPRVLYCLLTGLLLCLPAVTALALPGADALNGPLLAASRTSVDEAAIGATDGPAAGDSSGKEAAAAEISGSRRPGVIDHLLQRPLPDGPAGHPRAAEININYPSLGRSDIDADIRQWVTGIADAFEEHLDINAFGLPSTEQSGESGPAFELWGSYSVSWPSDAAVSITFEIWNYTGGAHGNLDIMTLNYSLITGQRLGLVDLFETPETALNLMSAWSRQELARRFGAGRPAQMLKDGTEPLVENFSSLTLTPEGICINFQPYQVAPWAAGVQKVNMPLEELLQARPLLALWGR; encoded by the coding sequence ATGCCTCGCGTATTGTATTGTCTCCTGACGGGACTGCTTCTCTGTCTTCCGGCCGTAACGGCTCTGGCCCTGCCCGGCGCGGATGCGTTAAACGGGCCGCTCCTCGCGGCCTCCCGGACTTCAGTGGACGAAGCGGCGATCGGAGCGACGGACGGCCCGGCCGCCGGAGATTCCTCCGGCAAGGAAGCCGCGGCGGCTGAAATTTCCGGCTCGCGGCGACCCGGCGTCATCGACCATCTCCTGCAGCGCCCTCTGCCGGACGGCCCGGCGGGACACCCCAGAGCCGCTGAAATCAACATCAACTATCCTTCACTGGGCCGCAGCGACATTGACGCGGACATCCGTCAATGGGTCACGGGCATTGCCGACGCCTTCGAGGAACACCTTGACATCAACGCCTTCGGCCTGCCCAGCACGGAACAAAGCGGCGAGAGCGGCCCGGCTTTTGAGCTCTGGGGTTCCTACAGCGTGTCCTGGCCGTCCGACGCGGCCGTGAGCATCACTTTTGAGATCTGGAATTATACCGGCGGCGCGCACGGCAACCTGGACATCATGACTCTCAATTACAGCCTGATCACAGGCCAGCGCCTGGGCCTGGTAGACCTGTTCGAAACGCCGGAAACAGCCCTCAACCTGATGTCCGCCTGGTCCCGCCAGGAACTGGCCCGCCGCTTCGGCGCGGGCCGCCCGGCCCAGATGCTCAAAGACGGCACTGAGCCCCTGGTGGAGAACTTCTCCAGCCTGACCCTCACGCCCGAAGGCATTTGCATCAACTTCCAGCCCTATCAGGTCGCACCCTGGGCCGCCGGTGTGCAGAAGGTCAACATGCCTCTGGAGGAACTGCTCCAGGCCCGTCCCCTCCTGGCCCTCTGGGGCCGCTGA
- a CDS encoding beta-class carbonic anhydrase, translating into MTTLLQDILAHNRAVTEKEGEARRAAAVALKKTPHRRCAIFTCMDARLVEMVEPALGIRRGDAVVLRNAGNIIGTLEGTMIISLLVAVFMQNIEEIIVVGHEDCGFTHASSAVLLDKMRRRGIGEEAVETMRGPLETYLDPHTDPEQNVRRVVQLLRTHPAFPPDIVVHGLLMQPASGSVRLVVDGSRD; encoded by the coding sequence ATGACCACATTATTGCAGGATATTCTGGCTCACAATCGGGCCGTTACGGAGAAAGAGGGTGAAGCCCGACGCGCGGCGGCCGTGGCTCTGAAAAAGACTCCGCACAGGCGCTGCGCCATCTTTACCTGCATGGACGCCCGCCTGGTGGAAATGGTGGAACCCGCCCTGGGCATCCGACGCGGCGACGCCGTGGTGCTGCGCAACGCCGGCAACATCATCGGCACGCTTGAGGGCACCATGATCATCAGCCTGCTGGTGGCTGTCTTCATGCAAAATATTGAGGAGATCATAGTGGTGGGACACGAGGACTGCGGCTTTACCCACGCCTCCTCGGCGGTGCTGCTGGACAAGATGCGCCGACGCGGCATCGGCGAGGAAGCCGTGGAAACCATGCGCGGCCCTCTGGAAACCTATCTGGATCCGCACACCGATCCGGAACAAAATGTCCGCCGCGTGGTGCAGCTGCTCCGCACCCACCCGGCCTTTCCGCCGGACATCGTGGTGCACGGCCTGCTGATGCAGCCGGCCAGCGGCAGCGTGCGGCTGGTGGTTGACGGCTCGCGCGACTAG
- the uvrC gene encoding excinuclease ABC subunit UvrC: MQKPDPSTIPLTPGVYLYKDSRGRIIYVGKARILRRRVLSYFRPEGLPAKTRAMLAHAVSMEYLTTTTEKEALLLEASLIKKHRPHYNIVLRDDKQYVLFRLNLKHPFPRLEVVRRARRDGARYFGPFTSALSARETWKLIHRAFPLRRCSDRAMKNRVRPCLYHHMGQCPAPCMDLITPAAYHEAVHKVYELLQGRSEPLLRGLRAEMEQAAENLEFEKAATLRDQIRAVERTVERQAAVLPGGGDMDAVGLFPADKGLALGIAFVRSGAVTDGRAFYWPGLTFEDAPELLSSFVSQYYSQVTPPPRILLPWLPPELEWEADEREEGPASPDAESAESGASSVVSEPDATALGGDSAQGAPSGKALLEQALADRRGGPVRIVAPQNASDNQLIDLAQSNAREEARRRRNQDGQSILERLAKALHLAGPPQRIECVDVSHTGGRQTRVGLVVFTDGQPSRPDYRTYAMPDSGDDYATLHAWVARRLESGPPWPDLLLIDGGRGQLAVVERALADAGQTGLFSLAAIAKARDERGQADRRAGNVADRIFVPGRANPLPLREGGPELLFLQNVRDATHRFAIGRHRRARQGAALSGELMRLPGIGPATARLLWETFGSVEAMRAASLEELRALPGIGPAKAALLQEKLKNLGLALIKTPSAKS, from the coding sequence GTGCAAAAGCCCGACCCTTCCACCATACCGCTCACGCCCGGCGTGTACCTGTACAAGGACAGCCGGGGCCGGATCATCTATGTGGGCAAGGCCCGCATTCTGCGGCGTCGCGTGCTGTCATATTTCCGGCCCGAGGGGCTTCCCGCCAAGACCAGGGCCATGCTGGCCCATGCGGTCAGCATGGAATATCTGACCACCACCACGGAAAAAGAAGCTTTGCTGCTTGAGGCAAGCCTGATCAAGAAGCACCGTCCGCACTACAATATCGTTCTGCGCGACGACAAGCAGTATGTGCTCTTCCGGCTCAACCTCAAGCATCCCTTCCCGCGCCTGGAGGTCGTGCGCCGGGCCCGTCGCGACGGCGCGCGTTATTTCGGGCCGTTCACCTCCGCTCTTTCAGCGCGGGAAACCTGGAAGCTGATTCACCGCGCCTTTCCGCTGCGCCGCTGTTCGGACCGGGCCATGAAAAACAGGGTGCGGCCCTGCCTGTACCACCACATGGGCCAGTGTCCGGCCCCCTGCATGGACCTGATCACGCCTGCGGCCTATCATGAGGCGGTGCACAAGGTCTACGAATTGCTGCAAGGCCGGTCCGAACCTCTGCTGCGCGGCCTGCGCGCGGAAATGGAGCAGGCCGCCGAGAACCTGGAATTTGAAAAGGCCGCGACCTTGCGCGATCAGATCCGGGCCGTGGAGCGCACGGTGGAGCGCCAGGCCGCGGTTTTGCCCGGCGGCGGCGATATGGACGCCGTGGGCCTGTTCCCGGCGGACAAAGGCCTGGCTCTGGGCATTGCTTTTGTGCGAAGCGGGGCGGTCACCGACGGCCGGGCTTTTTACTGGCCGGGCCTGACGTTTGAGGACGCGCCGGAATTGCTGAGTTCCTTTGTCAGCCAGTATTACAGCCAGGTCACGCCCCCGCCGCGCATACTCCTGCCCTGGCTGCCGCCGGAACTGGAATGGGAGGCGGACGAGAGGGAAGAAGGGCCTGCTTCGCCTGATGCGGAATCAGCGGAGTCCGGCGCATCGTCTGTCGTATCGGAGCCGGATGCGACCGCACTGGGCGGGGATTCGGCGCAGGGTGCCCCCAGCGGCAAGGCTTTGCTGGAGCAGGCCCTGGCCGACCGCCGGGGAGGACCGGTACGCATTGTGGCCCCCCAGAACGCCTCGGATAATCAGCTCATTGATCTGGCGCAGTCCAATGCCCGCGAAGAGGCTCGTCGCCGCCGGAATCAGGACGGCCAATCCATTCTGGAGCGGCTGGCCAAAGCCCTGCATCTGGCCGGGCCGCCGCAACGCATTGAATGCGTGGACGTGTCCCACACCGGCGGCCGGCAGACCAGAGTGGGGCTGGTGGTATTCACGGACGGCCAGCCCAGCCGCCCGGATTACCGTACCTATGCCATGCCGGACAGCGGCGACGATTACGCCACGCTGCACGCCTGGGTGGCGCGGCGGCTGGAGAGCGGCCCGCCCTGGCCGGATCTTTTGCTGATCGACGGCGGCCGGGGACAATTGGCCGTGGTGGAGCGGGCCCTGGCTGATGCCGGGCAAACCGGCCTGTTCAGCCTGGCGGCCATTGCCAAGGCCCGTGACGAGCGCGGCCAGGCCGACCGCCGGGCGGGCAACGTGGCGGATAGGATTTTTGTGCCGGGCCGGGCCAATCCCTTGCCCCTGCGCGAGGGTGGACCGGAATTGCTCTTTTTGCAGAATGTGCGCGACGCCACTCATCGCTTCGCCATCGGCCGCCACCGCCGGGCGCGCCAGGGGGCCGCGCTTTCCGGAGAGCTCATGCGCCTGCCGGGCATCGGTCCGGCCACGGCGCGGCTGCTCTGGGAAACGTTCGGCAGCGTGGAGGCCATGCGCGCGGCGAGTCTGGAGGAATTGCGCGCCCTGCCGGGCATCGGCCCGGCCAAGGCGGCGCTGTTGCAGGAAAAGCTCAAAAATCTGGGCTTGGCCCTCATTAAAACGCCGTCCGCGAAAAGCTGA
- a CDS encoding outer membrane homotrimeric porin, whose amino-acid sequence MTGFNKANKSYKGEDEFEAKQRVRLQLDAVASESLSGTVFFEIGAQTWGQNSTGGALGADNADVVKLKNAYIDWMVPQTDLKVRMGIQGIALPSMTTGSNVFNDDVAGVVASYQFNENVGLTAFWARPWNDNFTGWNDTVHGDNYQSNYMDNVDVFALLLPLSFDGVKVTPWGMMAGIGPNAFASQTGKGTAADPYDRDYFNVSGTSNKYAAAGMFPAGGAMHKDGTNAAKRLNSYGTAWWAGLTGEVTMWDPFRIAWDFNYGDAQYDDSRLNRSGWLASLLFEYKMDWGIPGLYGWYGSGDDDNPANGSERMPSLSVNNNNNGFSNFAFNGNPYIAREGILGYSMAGTWGIGARVKDVSFVEDLKHTLRVNYIGGTNAPKMAKYLSGNDARGYNGISGAVNGVTGPNMQGLGMDPLYMTTEDSALEIGLTNEYKMYENFTIMLDAAYLATWIDHSKSTWGRSAMNGKSDQERDPWNVNLSFVYAF is encoded by the coding sequence ATGACCGGCTTCAACAAGGCCAACAAGTCGTACAAGGGCGAGGACGAATTCGAAGCCAAGCAGCGTGTGCGCTTGCAGTTGGACGCCGTGGCTTCCGAGTCCCTGTCCGGCACCGTGTTCTTTGAAATCGGCGCCCAGACTTGGGGCCAGAACAGCACCGGCGGCGCCCTTGGCGCTGACAACGCCGATGTGGTGAAGCTGAAGAATGCCTACATTGACTGGATGGTGCCCCAGACCGACCTGAAGGTGCGCATGGGCATCCAGGGCATCGCCCTGCCCAGCATGACCACCGGCAGCAACGTCTTCAATGACGACGTTGCCGGCGTGGTGGCCAGCTACCAGTTCAATGAAAACGTGGGCCTTACCGCTTTCTGGGCTCGCCCCTGGAACGACAACTTTACCGGCTGGAATGACACCGTCCATGGCGATAACTATCAGTCCAACTACATGGACAATGTGGACGTTTTCGCCCTGCTGCTGCCCCTGTCCTTTGACGGCGTGAAAGTGACCCCCTGGGGCATGATGGCCGGCATCGGTCCCAACGCCTTTGCGTCGCAGACTGGCAAGGGTACCGCTGCTGATCCTTATGACCGCGACTATTTCAACGTGTCCGGCACCTCCAACAAGTATGCCGCCGCAGGCATGTTCCCGGCGGGCGGCGCCATGCACAAGGACGGCACCAACGCCGCCAAGCGCCTGAACAGCTACGGCACTGCCTGGTGGGCCGGCCTGACCGGCGAAGTGACCATGTGGGATCCCTTCCGCATCGCTTGGGATTTCAACTACGGCGACGCGCAGTATGACGACAGCCGCCTGAACCGCTCCGGCTGGCTGGCCTCCCTGCTCTTCGAATACAAGATGGATTGGGGTATTCCGGGCCTGTACGGTTGGTACGGTTCCGGCGATGACGACAATCCGGCCAACGGTTCCGAGCGCATGCCTTCGCTCAGCGTGAACAACAACAACAACGGCTTCTCCAACTTCGCCTTCAACGGCAACCCCTATATCGCCCGTGAAGGCATCCTGGGCTACAGCATGGCCGGCACCTGGGGCATCGGCGCCCGCGTGAAGGACGTGAGCTTTGTGGAAGACCTCAAGCACACCCTGCGCGTGAACTACATCGGCGGCACCAACGCTCCCAAGATGGCCAAGTACCTCTCGGGTAACGATGCTCGTGGCTATAATGGCATTAGCGGTGCTGTTAACGGCGTCACCGGTCCCAACATGCAGGGCCTGGGCATGGATCCGCTGTACATGACCACCGAGGACAGCGCCCTGGAAATCGGCCTGACCAACGAATACAAGATGTACGAAAACTTCACCATTATGCTGGACGCCGCTTACCTGGCCACCTGGATAGACCACTCCAAGTCCACTTGGGGCCGTAGCGCCATGAACGGCAAGAGCGACCAGGAACGCGACCCGTGGAACGTCAACTTGAGCTTCGTGTACGCTTTCTAA
- a CDS encoding tyrosine-type recombinase/integrase → MKLTEKAVRAVTGNGKAQKLADGGGLFLYVSPKGGKSWRLAYRYLGRQKLLVIGPWPELSLREARERREAAKKLLLEHIDPSAAKRAAKAEALAVSRNTLEAVARDWLDKFSGQWAPRTAAAIVGHVTQVLIPALGARPIKHISPPELLDMLRGVERRSVVTAHRLLSECGRIFRYAVATGRAERDVAADLRGALRPMRTRHLAALTEPGEIGRLLCAIDAYWGTFPVKCALQMAPYVFVRANELAGAQWREFDLPGAEWRIPAERMKTRVAHIVPLARQVVALLEQLRTYGGNSRFLFSGLHGGQDRICNITLVSAIRRLGYDRERMSFHGFRSMASTLLNERGYNSDWIERQLAHCEKNSVRASYNHARYLPERKKMMQEWADYLDHLRVSYKERHHAAYLEDMRLALHKRKMRDNRRIAEHRRAALCPK, encoded by the coding sequence ATGAAACTCACGGAAAAAGCCGTCCGCGCCGTCACCGGCAACGGCAAGGCCCAAAAGCTCGCTGACGGGGGCGGGCTTTTTTTGTACGTCTCGCCCAAGGGCGGGAAATCCTGGCGGCTGGCCTACCGCTATCTGGGCCGCCAGAAACTGCTGGTCATCGGCCCCTGGCCCGAACTCAGTCTGCGGGAGGCCCGGGAACGCCGGGAAGCGGCCAAAAAACTGCTGCTGGAACACATTGATCCCAGCGCGGCGAAGCGGGCGGCCAAAGCCGAAGCCCTGGCCGTTTCCCGCAATACCCTGGAAGCCGTGGCGCGCGACTGGCTGGACAAATTTTCCGGCCAGTGGGCTCCGCGCACCGCCGCCGCCATTGTGGGGCACGTCACGCAGGTTCTGATCCCCGCCTTGGGCGCGCGTCCCATCAAGCACATCAGCCCTCCGGAATTGCTGGATATGTTGCGCGGCGTGGAACGCCGCTCCGTGGTCACGGCGCACAGGCTGTTGTCCGAGTGCGGACGCATTTTCCGCTATGCCGTTGCCACAGGCCGGGCCGAGCGTGATGTGGCCGCCGATCTGCGCGGCGCGCTGCGACCCATGCGCACCCGGCACCTCGCCGCCCTGACCGAACCCGGTGAAATCGGACGGCTGCTCTGCGCCATTGACGCCTACTGGGGCACCTTTCCCGTTAAATGCGCGTTGCAAATGGCTCCCTATGTCTTTGTCCGAGCCAACGAACTGGCTGGGGCCCAGTGGCGGGAGTTCGACCTGCCCGGAGCGGAATGGCGCATCCCCGCCGAACGGATGAAAACCCGCGTGGCGCATATCGTGCCTCTGGCCCGCCAGGTCGTGGCTCTTCTGGAGCAATTGCGAACCTACGGCGGCAACAGCCGTTTTCTCTTTTCCGGCCTGCACGGCGGACAGGACAGAATCTGCAATATCACGCTGGTGAGCGCTATCCGCAGGTTGGGCTATGACAGGGAGAGGATGTCATTCCACGGTTTCCGTTCCATGGCCTCCACCCTGCTCAACGAGCGGGGCTACAACAGCGACTGGATCGAACGCCAGTTGGCCCATTGCGAGAAAAACAGCGTGCGCGCCTCCTATAACCATGCCCGTTATCTGCCGGAGCGCAAAAAAATGATGCAGGAATGGGCGGATTATCTCGACCACCTGCGCGTGTCCTATAAAGAACGGCACCACGCCGCCTACCTTGAAGACATGCGTTTGGCGCTTCACAAAAGAAAAATGCGGGATAATCGGCGGATAGCCGAACATCGACGTGCGGCGCTCTGCCCGAAATAA
- a CDS encoding 4Fe-4S dicluster domain-containing protein produces MLRIIKERLHQKYRTLDYPRREPALSPRYLGRPTLTDVDCGDCRACFTACPAGALLPSPSAASGPSGQSCGARTPLLDMGRCIFCGACRAACPKGAFHFSGEHRLAAFRREALRIAPLPSGVSAPASASPCPPRDYSLFRRSLKLRQVSAGGCNACEADCNVLGTLVYDLGRFGIEFTASPRHADGLVVTGPVTENMRRALLDTWAAMPEPRLLVAVGACAISGGLFRESPQCHGGLDGGGRLPPVDVFVPGCPPNPWSILDGLLSLRRRD; encoded by the coding sequence ATGCTGCGCATCATCAAGGAACGCTTGCACCAGAAATACCGTACGCTGGACTATCCCCGGCGGGAGCCCGCGCTTTCGCCGCGCTATCTGGGGCGTCCCACGCTTACGGATGTGGATTGCGGCGACTGCCGGGCCTGTTTCACGGCCTGCCCCGCAGGCGCGCTGTTGCCGTCCCCCTCCGCTGCATCCGGCCCATCCGGTCAGTCCTGCGGCGCGCGCACCCCGCTGCTGGACATGGGCCGCTGTATTTTTTGCGGCGCCTGCCGCGCGGCCTGCCCCAAAGGGGCCTTCCACTTCAGCGGGGAGCACCGTCTGGCCGCCTTCCGGCGGGAGGCTCTGCGCATCGCGCCCCTGCCGTCCGGCGTGTCCGCTCCGGCATCCGCGTCGCCGTGCCCGCCCCGCGATTATAGCCTGTTCCGCCGTTCCCTCAAGTTGCGCCAGGTCAGCGCCGGGGGCTGCAACGCCTGCGAGGCCGACTGCAATGTGCTGGGCACCCTGGTGTATGATCTGGGCCGTTTCGGCATCGAATTTACGGCCTCGCCGCGCCATGCCGACGGTCTGGTGGTCACCGGCCCGGTGACGGAAAACATGCGTCGGGCTCTGCTGGACACGTGGGCCGCCATGCCGGAGCCGCGTCTGCTGGTGGCCGTGGGGGCCTGCGCCATTTCCGGCGGCCTGTTCCGGGAAAGCCCGCAATGTCATGGGGGTCTGGATGGAGGCGGTCGCCTGCCGCCCGTGGATGTCTTTGTGCCCGGCTGCCCGCCCAATCCCTGGAGCATTCTGGACGGTTTGCTGTCGTTGCGCCGCCGGGACTGA
- a CDS encoding hydrogenase produces the protein MLSFDYRQAMDLDDLPLMDAAELRDRLTGAVAEGWRVLAFFGLPEAARGPDASGPVGLCCVLGHDAARMLTALRTPPLERFDSLTPDCPQVHLFEREIYEQWRVEPVGHPWLKAVRRTPDGMRGGAKSDAPADYPLYRADGGEVHEVAVGPVHAGIIEPGHFRFQCHGEIVLHLEIALGYQHRGLEAMLTHGPAGRRLPLLECAAGDSSVAHATAHCVLWERLTGTGVPQRAQLVRRIGLELERLANHCGDLGAIAGDTGFLPTSSWNGRIRGDFLNMTASLCGNRFGRGLLRYGGVAWDLDPAGCEDLAARLRAAGRDTRGAVDIMLEAASVRDRLAGIGALCPEDARVLGLVGVPARACGLDLDARFHAPLSELPVGDHGPRRERGGDVLARALVRSHELDDSLALLREDLARLAACPETPAVSALSWPPRLPARKLAVAQVEGWRGEICHLAVTGTNGEPLVCKIVDPSFHNWPGLALAMRGGQISDFPLCNKSFNLSYCGHDL, from the coding sequence ATGCTTTCCTTTGATTACCGGCAGGCCATGGATCTCGACGATCTGCCCCTTATGGACGCGGCGGAGCTGCGCGACCGTCTGACCGGAGCCGTGGCCGAAGGCTGGCGCGTACTGGCCTTCTTCGGACTGCCGGAAGCCGCACGCGGTCCGGACGCTTCCGGCCCCGTGGGCCTGTGCTGCGTGCTGGGCCACGACGCCGCGCGCATGCTGACGGCGCTGCGCACCCCGCCGCTGGAGCGCTTCGACTCTCTCACGCCGGACTGCCCCCAGGTTCACCTTTTTGAGCGCGAGATATACGAGCAATGGAGGGTGGAACCCGTGGGGCATCCCTGGCTCAAGGCCGTGCGCCGCACGCCCGACGGCATGCGGGGCGGCGCGAAGAGCGACGCCCCGGCGGACTACCCCCTTTACCGGGCGGACGGCGGCGAAGTGCATGAAGTAGCCGTGGGCCCGGTGCATGCGGGCATCATTGAGCCGGGACATTTCCGCTTTCAATGCCACGGCGAAATCGTATTGCACCTGGAAATCGCCCTGGGCTATCAGCACCGAGGTCTGGAAGCCATGCTCACGCACGGCCCGGCGGGCCGCCGCCTGCCGTTGCTGGAATGCGCGGCCGGAGATTCCAGCGTGGCCCACGCCACGGCCCATTGCGTGCTGTGGGAACGCCTGACCGGGACGGGCGTGCCCCAACGCGCCCAGCTTGTGCGCCGCATCGGCCTGGAGCTGGAGCGTCTGGCCAACCATTGCGGCGACCTGGGGGCCATTGCCGGGGATACGGGCTTTCTGCCCACTTCCTCCTGGAACGGGCGCATCCGGGGCGATTTTCTGAACATGACCGCCAGCCTGTGCGGCAACCGTTTCGGGCGCGGCCTGCTGCGCTACGGCGGCGTGGCCTGGGATCTGGACCCGGCGGGCTGCGAGGATCTGGCGGCGCGGCTGCGGGCGGCCGGACGGGACACGCGCGGCGCGGTGGACATCATGCTGGAGGCGGCCAGCGTGCGCGACCGGCTGGCGGGTATCGGCGCGCTGTGCCCCGAGGACGCCCGCGTTCTGGGGCTGGTGGGCGTGCCCGCGCGGGCCTGCGGCCTTGATCTGGACGCGCGCTTTCATGCCCCTCTGTCGGAGCTGCCCGTGGGCGATCACGGTCCGCGCCGGGAACGCGGCGGCGACGTGCTGGCCCGCGCCCTGGTGCGCAGCCATGAACTGGACGATTCCCTGGCGTTGCTGCGGGAGGATCTGGCCCGTCTGGCCGCCTGTCCGGAAACGCCCGCCGTGTCCGCGCTTTCGTGGCCGCCGCGTCTTCCGGCCCGCAAGCTGGCCGTGGCCCAGGTGGAGGGGTGGCGCGGCGAAATCTGCCATCTGGCCGTCACCGGCACGAACGGGGAACCGCTGGTCTGCAAAATCGTGGACCCGTCCTTCCACAACTGGCCCGGCCTGGCGCTAGCCATGCGCGGCGGCCAGATCTCGGATTTTCCCCTCTGCAACAAGAGCTTCAATCTTTCATATTGCGGCCACGATCTGTGA